The following proteins come from a genomic window of Lytechinus pictus isolate F3 Inbred chromosome 1, Lp3.0, whole genome shotgun sequence:
- the LOC135155737 gene encoding uncharacterized protein LOC135155737, producing MERLCIPLAIILLSLIGALAQPQPPYTAADIEDLGEDVADDLIEHYYTNGYTALEVIAFLIARHGIIRSLRQVRRIIQRRHIRRRDVRSAAADVVNAIRVELRGSGQNLGYRSMWRRLRTRHNIYATQDDVRELLTLLDVEGVQRRSTRRLRRRQYVSVGPNHVIHVDGYDKLKPYGFAVHGAIDGFSRKVLWLRVGYSNNDPRFVARFYLNFVRNINGVPRIVRCDRGTENCLIRDIQIALRWDHNDCFDRHRSFRYGRSTSNQRIESWWGHLGRLSSRYWIELFKHLRDVGEFDNSNPVHIEAIRLCFQRLIQRDFDRTVQEWNQHCIRSQNNEELPYGVPDLMYHVPEMFGTEDQKMPLMYSAQELEDTSRAVSLDYPVYGCSQEFVDAVNAHVGNLDNFELPDSVEDALDLYEHLVNLFL from the exons ATGGAACGGTTGTGCATCCCTTTAGCT ATAATCCTTCTCAGCCTTATTGGGGCCTTAGCTCAACCACAACCCCCGTATACCGCAGCAGACATTGAAGACCTCGGGGAAGATGTTGCAGATGATCTCATCGAACACTATTACACCAATGGTTATACTGCGCTGGAAGTGATAGCGTTTCTCATTGCGCGTCATGGTATCATCAGAAGCCTCAGGCAAGTGCGACGAATCATCCAACGCCGTCATATTCGTAGGAGAGATGTAAGGTCCGCTGCCGCTGATGTCGTAAATGCCATACGAGTGGAGCTACGAGGATCAGGACAAAACCTTGGCTATAGATCGATGTGGAGAAGACTGAGAACCAGACATAACATATACGCAACCCAAGATGATGTCAGAGAGCTTCTCACACTTTTGGATGTCGAAGGGGTGCAGAGAAGATCAACGCGGCGTCTACGTCGCCGACAATACGTTAGTGTGGGACCAAACCATGTGATACATGTGGACGGGTACGACAAACTCAAACCTTATGGTTTTGCGGTGCATGGTGCCATTGACGGATTTTCGCGAAAAGTGTTGTGGCTTCGAGTTGGATATTCAAATAATGATCCTCGTTTTGTTGCGCGGTTTTATTTAAACTTTGTTCGTAACATTAACGGAGTACCCCGAATCGTACGATGTGACAGGGGAACCGAAAATTGCCTAATTCGAGATATACAGATTGCCCTTCGATGGGATCATAATGATTGTTTTGATCGACACAGAAGTTTTAGGTATGGACGTTCAACAAGTAACCAACGAATCGAATCATGGTGGGGACATCTGGGGAGGCTATCCTCAAGATATTGGATCGAACTCTTCAAACATTTACGAGATGTGGGTGAATTTGACAACAGTAACCCAGTTCATATTGAAGCCATACGACTTTGCTTTCAAAGACTTATTCAGCGGGATTTTGATAGGACTGTTCAGGAATGGAATCAGCACTGTATAAGAAGTCAAAACAATGAGGAATTGCCATACGGAGTCCCAGATTTGATGTATCATGTTCCTGAGATGTTTGGTACCGAAGATCAAAAAATGCCTCTGATGTATTCGGCGCAGGAGTTGGAGGACACATCACGTGCTGTTTCACTTGACTATCCCGTTTATGGATGTAGTCAGGAATTTGTTGACGCAGTCAATGCTCATGTTGGTAATTTGGACAATTTCGAGCTTCCAGATTCTGTTGAAGACGCACTTGATTTGTATGAACACCTTGTAAATTTGTTTCTCTGA